catcACCATCAATTTAACAAGATTTTAGGAATTTAGAAACAAGTCatgattcataataatttattccatATATTAATGAAGTGTCTTTATGGTCGCCATTTAAACTTTTGTGATGATGCACTTTATTCcttatattaatacatttaacaaGGCAGTAAAGTAAAACGTTCTCACTGTTACAcgaattacatttattattacatgCAATGAAAATTGGATCTTGTACGTGCAAGAATAagctttaaaatgtaacaaacgGAGTCTCATACATTGATAAATGAAGTTGTTAAATGTTTGAGGAGACAAGATaagataatttaaacttaaatttgttACGAATAAGAActaatttaaatgatttgagTTGTATCATCAACATGTGAACCATTGAGCGAGGCCAGCGTCGAACCGGCACGGCAAGGTTGAGGCGACagataaaaacaacaaacaaaactaaagaATAACTTATTGTGAGGGTTCGGATATTTGCTAAACCGATGCAGCGATGGTTCACGTAGTCCTTAAGTCGATGGGTCAGTCAGCGATGCCAACGAACTTACACCGCCATCGAGCGGGGACCGAACATTATCCGAAACTTATGATTTATGTCAATAAACTGCAAACTCGAAAGCATGCAGAATTAATTGATGTATCATAATGCAAagcctttttaaatatgataataaagGTTTGATGATGTGTATCTCGGCGGCTGCACCCGGAGGTTATTGGCCCTATAAAACCGTCGTTAGACAGCTTTTAAAGCCACTGGTCTTGACTTTAGGATCTCGCAAACTTTCGTAACTTACGATTTACGAATAAAGAAATCAGAACTAGTACATTTCTCAAGTTGTATAGTGTCACCGATTATAAtatctaaacaaatattaatagctTCGTTTTATGAATCAATTAGATGTCAAGTAACTGTTAATTACGAATTAATTGGTAGCGATCGCGTGTCAACTGATTCTTAATAATGACCTTTGTGGAGATAAGCAAGGCCGCATGCTTGTTATCTCTGTAAGTGTTTCagaaaagggtaaaaaaggatAACACGATGGCCTTATTAATTAGTCATCTTTTTGTCATAAATTCTTTAGAAATTGTTTCAGTTACGACTCTTTGTGGAGCAAAACCTgtctatttttacattaaattaacatttttcatgTTACTAGTCAATCTGTGACAGTATTTAGTTTCGAAATATTGAGTTTTTATTCGAGTGTTTGCAAGAAATGTTGGCGATTACGATcaaacacataattttatttgatcacaATTGCCTGAATCATGTAAACAGTTTAGAACTTTTAGGAAGCTGTGGGCGAAAGTCATTCACCAGCATTTAGACTCTGTCTTACTAcaagtcttaaaataaacattacatgcGCTAGATtgaactatttctaaaatataaacatgtttcattAAGAAATTGATTCTCTACAGCATGCATTATGTAAtgttaaagaaattatttactCATTATGCAGGTTGGTCATCAGCATATGGAACAGGGCGACCCTGCGAGAGGAATTACTTCGTGCCACGAGCTCGCGACAAATGGAGACAGATCGGTAGGCATGTCAATGATGTATTACATGTACGCAAACCATACTTCTGTAGCGCCAAGGAGTACAGGTCCCTAGCTCACAGATCAATATGGAAATTCAAATGATGAACATTACATGGTAAACTAGTCTCGAGTAGATTCTAACAAGAATGATAAAACTGTCAGCCGGTACGAGTAGAGACGGTCCACAATACACTTGACACCGTTGCAAACATTATCTAGTGAGATAATTCTAATCGTCACACAGCCCCGTCAGACTGTAACTAATGGTCAATAAGCAGCGACTGAGCACATTGCAACTTCAATAGTTTAGCtgtaaaatagtttattgttgTCCAGTGCGCCACCACGTGCCTCGTACGTGATAAATAATGTATGAGCGGAGGCGAGATGCGACACAGTAAACAAACGGCCGACACAACACAAGCTATTTTACTCAACTCTCTAGGAATTCATCACGCAGAACATATAAACAAATAGATGGGTCAAAAGCTTACCTGAACTTTCCCTGAGAGTGATCCTCCCACTTAATGATAGATGGGCAGTATTTGGAGTCCAACAGTAAATTCCGCAAGAACTCGGGAACAGAAACGCTTCTGGGGCGCTTGAGTGTCTTCCGACCGCTACCTTTCGGTCTCCCCGGCggtcttttgaatattttccttTTGTCTTCTTCATCTCCGGACTTGCTTCCGTCACTTCCATATGAGCATTCCGGAGACGCGGTCTCTGACGAGCGGAATACATCTTCTTGGTCGTCGCTCGAGTCTGTCTGGTGGAGGAGAATGCTGTCGTTGGGAGTGTAATCTGAGCCGTAGCTTCTATTCTTGTGGTCCAAAGAGTCCAAATCCAGCACTGTGTTGACAGACTCGTGGCTGTGGTAAGGGTCACACTCGGCGTATCTTATGATAGAGGACTGACGCAATATTTCCTCGTTGAGGCGGCTGTGCAGCTTCTCAAATACACTGTCTGCTATCCGCCTGGAGATGTTCTGATCGATGTTGGGGTGCACCATCCTGTGTAACACATCTTCTCTCTTCATGCTCCTCATCTCGAATCCTTTGACTCTGAAGTTGTAGAAGGGTATTTCATTTTCACAGTATCCCATGCATTGTACAGTATCGATCATCCAGGACACGGTGTCGTCCTCGGTCCAGGCGTCCACAACCTTGTACTTCCAGTCATCCCTGTTGTCCCGCGGATACTCGCGGCAGGTGACGAGGCTGTGGTACACGTTCATCGCATTGTCGATCTCTGGTTCTGCGTACGAGTCGTAAGTCGGGGTGGAGTAGTAGTTCCCGTAAATGTGGGAAGCGGTACCCTTCTTAAAGACTTGGAAGTCGTCGaggcgcgcgggcgcgggcgacgTCGAGGGGAAGTAGAGTTCGCAAGGCATGTTTTGGTCGTACAAGGGGCGCGCGTAATCGATCATGGTCGCGACGTACGTGCAGCGTGGCCGGCGACTCGCGGCGGAATGGGCGGCAGGCGGCGAGCGCGCCTTATGACTATCCACGCGATGCGTACTGtactgttttgtttacaaaatgcGTTTCGTATAATCGCGGCAGCTACATGGGTAGCGCTTATCAAGATCACTCTGTGATAATgaagttcaattttttttcgcGATTATTAGGCCATGCTGTTTTGCATaagtacttttatatttgtcaatgtAGATAGTTACTGTCAAGGCAAGCTACGACCAGATATAACTAAATAGGttaatatatcatttatattCAGATGTTTTACTTCAAAGTGACAATAAAGACATTATCTTGACTTAATGTTAGTCACttagttttttcttaaagttttatttttcgtggaaagaattgtaataaaatgtatgattaaataattataataattaaaatcatttttatgaaatgaaacgTGATGTAAATTAgggaaaatgtattattactGTATTTCATTTGTGTATTGGTAAATACGTAGACAATCacgtagataataataattggcTATATAGTTCgtatgattaaataatattaacaggcCACGTTTTCCGGTAGTCATTATGGAAAATCCTTATTAAGGAGGTTTTTGacaaaacattgtatttaagAAGACTACCATTTTTAATATTGGCCATACCAtttataattgatataaatatttagttatgaagtaataataaaaagttacttcataataataaaaagagacTTAATCACATCTTATAGATTGCACATTTCTCTCCTAGTTTTCTTTAATTCCTCTAAAAATAACTGCACTAACATTTGAAAGAGGATGATATATatcttatttgtatattttttctgtacatGATAcgtatacataataatattcctGGAAGTTCAGAACTTTTCGAAAAAAATAGCAATTGTGTAAATATGGGTTTATAACCACCTAAACGCGTAACCATGTTTAGGTATGCGTTTAGGTGGCACCTTTGATGGTTTACTTTTACAAATCAGCCCAGCAGGACTTAGTTCGCGTGATCTGCTAGTTTATGGACATAACTGTAAgcttagaataaaataaaaatgacgagTCAATAAtaggagtttcttgccggttcttctccataagaatgacactttggaaccgtgcaactagagtcagtaatgtaacgttttaaaagtgcctgagaaacggcctatctgaaataaaaacttttcgattttgattttaaataagttatttgtttCTTGACTTAGTGGCTTATACACACAAAAAAAGTACATAACCATCATACAATAAAAGTTCATTTTGCCTACAATTGTATAAATCGTGAGAGTTTGTTGTAGCTGAATGTTTAACGTCTTTCTTCAGCGCTGCCGTTCAGCGGAGATTTTATCCAAATCAGTTGACAACTAAATCAATAATCACTTAATGCTATATAATAATGCttatattatgaaaacatttatttaagtgatTTCTTTCCTTAAATATTGCTGAGAATCCGCCTTCCGATTAATCACGTAGTAACACAAGATTAGAACATAAGCAACATATTGCACAAGCAATTTGTATTAagataactttttaaagtatttatacaacGTGTTTCGGTAACGTTCGGAATTCTATTCTCGAAAATTATTGACTATCTCCTGAAAACCTAT
This is a stretch of genomic DNA from Trichoplusia ni isolate ovarian cell line Hi5 chromosome 6, tn1, whole genome shotgun sequence. It encodes these proteins:
- the LOC113494858 gene encoding ETS homologous factor-like, producing the protein MIDYARPLYDQNMPCELYFPSTSPAPARLDDFQVFKKGTASHIYGNYYSTPTYDSYAEPEIDNAMNVYHSLVTCREYPRDNRDDWKYKVVDAWTEDDTVSWMIDTVQCMGYCENEIPFYNFRVKGFEMRSMKREDVLHRMVHPNIDQNISRRIADSVFEKLHSRLNEEILRQSSIIRYAECDPYHSHESVNTVLDLDSLDHKNRSYGSDYTPNDSILLHQTDSSDDQEDVFRSSETASPECSYGSDGSKSGDEEDKRKIFKRPPGRPKGSGRKTLKRPRSVSVPEFLRNLLLDSKYCPSIIKWEDHSQGKFRFVKPDEVAKLWGHMKQNENMTFEKFSRAMRYHYRQSVLVSVPTARLVYQFGHKGPDFKTDNPNFVKVKSENLSDITYS